The region ttttttttttatggtcgATGTATTATCTATAAGTATTggttaatacttaaaaaaaaaatttcatagaaacactttttataagaaaaaagaaaaaaaacactttGCCTAGATCAAATAGCAAAAGGATGAACGATATATCGGTATCATTTGGTGAGTCATGAGTTCGATTTCTTCTTTACGTAAAAGCCAAAGACCTAACTTACGATTTAACTATCTTTACATAATCGAGAGCATAAGTATAGGAGATTGTGTAAGTacgattatttaaaaaaaaaaaaaaacacttatcCGAGGACTTATAGATTCTAGTGCTGGCTGGCTGCACGAATCCTAATGTGAAATGAAATACTAACAAAATGCAAAGTTGTTTGAATCTGAAAACATGGAAACTTTTGGTGGGTGTTGTTTCAGTAAGGAGGAAAGAGGGGGAGGGGAGGGGCAATAAAGAAGAGAAAGTAGAGGTgaggttgggttgggttgggttggaaGAGGGGTCCATCTTAGGGTTTTCAGCCAGGTAGCGTTTGTCTGTCTCTTGCTTTCACATTGAtgatgacgacgacgacgacgatgtTGGTCTCTGTGTTCAATTTCTGCAGCCTCTGCGCAGCCATCTTTTTCGTTTCTTCATTCTTCCAGTTGGATTTGTTACACAACTGGGGGCACTTGAAAATGGCCTGTCAACCTTCTCTTAACTCTTAACCCCCACCAATCTCTACAgcaatattatttataaagcTCTTTCCTTTTACCCCCTTTCTGACCATATTCTTACTTCCAATGCATTCTAAGGTTGTCAAATTCATTTTTGAATCCCACTtaccacacacacacagatatgaAGCTCATATATGAAGGCTTAGtattcatgataaaattattattattattttttggtaaTAAAAAGGATCACGGATTTAAATTACTCAAACAATGTCTTTGCAAAAGGacaaaagataaagatgaatATTAGAGatctaattcaattaaaattattgctTGTAAATAGGACCACTTAATTTATTTGTTGATCGACCATACTCTACTAATAATTGATGATGTGATGTAAGTAGATTATTGTGGGTGGGTGCATGTAAAGAGTGTGTGCCCATAATCAGATTTACAGAATCCTTAGCAGGTGTCTGGCCAATCATCTGGAGcaattctttttcaattttgtccAAGCAAAAATTGTGTTGAGAGGGTTTTTAATTTTACCATTCAAAACTACATTTAGTGAAgggtaaatttatatttttgtttctgtatttttatattttttattatgtggttatctctaaattttttgtaatttcgaTTACATCTCTGAACCTgatttttgactcaatttaatctcgatactttgatatttttttgtgtgataacttgaattttgtgttgttttgattataattttgaacctgcatttttcaaattaatttaacgCTTGTATtttcatgtgtaaaaaaaaaaagataaagtgagataataaaatacccTCATATTCTATTCACGTCAAAATACAAAAGTTAAATTGACTACAAAATACAAGTCTAAGGGcgtaattgaaataatgaaaattttgaattttcataagaaaaaaatatcaaaatactgagtttaaattgactaaaaagtaTAGGTTTAGATATGTAATCGAAATAgcaaaaatattgatttggcaTTTAGTGAATTATTCTATTAGACTGGGACTGTAAATGTAAGCATTAAAACTAAATCACATTAAAGTTaggtatattattttttcttgatttctgTGTATGAGCCGCAAAATGAAAATTCTAGAGTAGTAAAGACACTGTTTTTTGGGGGAGCGGGGATGCGGTGTTGAGATGAGGCCCATGAGCTCATAATGCTAAGAAGTGATGGGGTTCTGAAATTATATGCATCATCCTTTTGTCTTGCTCAGATCATTTGATGAATAAACAGCAATTAAGTAGAGACATTGTCTCTTCCACTCAGGACCAGTGCCATTTGTTTATACATGTGGTTGTTTACTTATTGTTGATTTTTAATCTCTTTACAGCAAGGCCAGCAAACCGCCTGACCAGACTTGCAGTTTATGAACTAATTAATCAGAGCCATTTATGCTTATTCCTCACCTTCCATGTGCACTTCACCATTCCATTTGATTCCACACTTTCACTCTCTATTATAATATTGGCCATGCCCGCCCAAccccttgttcttcttcttcttctaagaCTTGCAGATCCAGATCCCTAGACACTTCAGCTTAATCCTcagaatatatattatatcaaactaattaaatCTTAACTATGAGGTTACTCCTCATTTTCAGTGCATTAATTCTTAACTAAATTATTCATGTGAAAAAGTGGAAAGGTTTAATGGGTGCtgagaagaaattgagaaagaagGGCAGAAAAGTGTTGTGTGTAAAAACGTAtctcatgttatatatatatatacacaaagagGATTAAgctgaaatgaaaattttatggaGCCAAAAGCAATGAAAATTCTGATTTTTAACTGCAAACCTTATTTACTTTCTAAAGCTGGAATATTCTGGGATAATTTTCTAAGGtgttaaaatagttttttgtaaaataaaagtaaagttATGTATAAAAATAACGTCCTTTCTTTACTCTTACAAAGCAAGAAGTCTCGCGtagtaaaaaaaattctattttttttttcctaatttgactTTACAGCCTATTCAGCATTAACATTTTTGTTTCTGACAGTGACTTGCAACAAAAACTACCCAATACACACAAAGTTACAAGCAGAAATTTCATTTACAGAGCAAAATCCAGATTCTACCTGCATGTTTAATGGCATCAGCAACAAAGCACCCACAAAATGGTGCAAGTACACACATCCATTAAAAAATCCAAGCTAGCCCATCTGCATCACCATCCCAACAGTaccaaatataataatagaaaggaagaaaaaagaaatggtaGTATTGGATCTAGATCTTCTGCTTTTCTTCTATAAACAAAATATGGTGTTTCCCCCTCTACAATCCCAAAACACAGATCAATTGTTCTTTGCTCTCAGCAATGCCTGCACCTCTACGGAATCCTCTGCTTTCTCCCACAACCTTCTCTTTCACCTTATTTCTCTGGATAaactctcttttcttctcttcttgttACTCCATTGATGCACAAGGCCAGGCTCTTTTAGCATGGAAAACCAGCTTGAACAGCTCAACGGATGCTCTGAGATCATGGAATTCTTCAGAGACAAGTCCCTGCAACTGGTTTGGGATTTACTGCAACTCCAATGGGGAAGTGGTGAAGATAAGCTTGAAATCTGTGGACTTGCAGGGCCCTTTGCCTGCAAATTTTCAGCCCCTCAAGTCCTTGGACACTCTCATCCTCTCTTCAACCAACCTCACTGGGACTATCCCAAAAGAATTTGGGGATTACCAAGAGATGGTTGTGATTGATATCAGTGACAATTCTATCTTAGGGGAAATCCCAGTGGAAATTTGCAGGCTGAGAAAGTTGAGGACTTTATCTCTCAACACAAACTTTCTTGAAGGTGAACTTCCTTCTGATATTGGAAACCTTGCCAGTCTTGTGTATCTTACACTCTATGACAACCAGCTCAGCGGTGGAATTCCAAGGAGTATTGGAAAGTTGAGAAATTTGGAGATTTTTCGGGCAGGAGGCAATCAGAATCTCAAAGGTGAGCTGCCATGGGAGATTGGAAACTGCACCAATCTGGCCATGTTAGGCCTGGCTGAAACCAGCATTTCTGGGAGCCTGCCTTCATCAATTGGGATGCTGAAGAGAATCAAAACCATTGCCATCTACACAGCTTTATTGTCTGGTCCAATCCCTGAAGAAATTGGGAACTGCAGTGAATTGCAGAACCTCTACTTGTATCAGAATTCAATCTCTGGTTCGATCCCCAGGCAGATGGGCGAGCTCAAAAATCTTGTAAGCTTGCTGCTATGGCAGAACAGCATAGTTGGGACAATCCCTTATGAGCTGGGAAGCTGCAGCAATCTCAAAGTTGTTGATTTATCGGAAAATCTTCTTACTGGCAACATCCCAAGAAGCTTTGGGTTTCTTCCAGGGCTTCAAGTTCTTCAGCTGAGTGTTAATCAGTTAACAGGTACAATTCCATCTGAGCTCACAAATTGTACAGCCTTGACTCATTTGGAAGTTGATAACAACAACATTTCAGGAGAAATTCCTGCTTTGATTGGCAACTTAAAGAGCTTGACTCTGTTCTTTGCCTGGAGGAATAATCTAACAGGCAAGATTCCAGAGTCTCTAGCTCAGTGTGATAATCTCCAGGCTCTTGACCTTTCTTACAATAACCTGTTTGGCTCAATACCAAAACAAATTTTTGCATTACAAAATCTAACCAAGCTGCTGCTACTTTCCAACGATTTATCAGGCTTTATACCGCCTGAGATTGGAAACTGCACAAACTTGTACAGAATCCGCATGGGTGACAATAGGCTATCGGGTACTATTCCATTGGAGGtgggaaatttgaaatttttgaacttCCTTGATATGAGTAACAACAGCTTTGTGGGAGGAATCCCACCCTCAATTTCAGGATGTGCAAGCCTTGAGTTTCTTGATCTCCACTCGAATGGACTAACTGGTTCTGTGCCCAATACTCTGCCCAAAAGCCTACAGTTTGTGGATATCTCAGACAATAGGCTAACAGGTT is a window of Diospyros lotus cultivar Yz01 chromosome 10, ASM1463336v1, whole genome shotgun sequence DNA encoding:
- the LOC127812307 gene encoding leucine-rich repeat receptor-like serine/threonine-protein kinase RGI4, whose translation is MPAPLRNPLLSPTTFSFTLFLWINSLFFSSCYSIDAQGQALLAWKTSLNSSTDALRSWNSSETSPCNWFGIYCNSNGEVVKISLKSVDLQGPLPANFQPLKSLDTLILSSTNLTGTIPKEFGDYQEMVVIDISDNSILGEIPVEICRLRKLRTLSLNTNFLEGELPSDIGNLASLVYLTLYDNQLSGGIPRSIGKLRNLEIFRAGGNQNLKGELPWEIGNCTNLAMLGLAETSISGSLPSSIGMLKRIKTIAIYTALLSGPIPEEIGNCSELQNLYLYQNSISGSIPRQMGELKNLVSLLLWQNSIVGTIPYELGSCSNLKVVDLSENLLTGNIPRSFGFLPGLQVLQLSVNQLTGTIPSELTNCTALTHLEVDNNNISGEIPALIGNLKSLTLFFAWRNNLTGKIPESLAQCDNLQALDLSYNNLFGSIPKQIFALQNLTKLLLLSNDLSGFIPPEIGNCTNLYRIRMGDNRLSGTIPLEVGNLKFLNFLDMSNNSFVGGIPPSISGCASLEFLDLHSNGLTGSVPNTLPKSLQFVDISDNRLTGSLNPNIGSLTELTKLNLGSNQLSSRIPAEILSCSKLQLLDLGNNGFSGDIPKELGQIPELEISLNLSCNQFAGEIPSEFSSLTKLGILDVSHNKLTGNLDTIASLQNLVALNVSFNDFSGKLPNTPFFRKLPMANLAGNQDLYISNGVVAPADRHAKSIMKLAMTILISGSAVLMLLAVYSLVQAHVVTNDSMEGGIWEVTLYQKMEFSIDDIVRNLVSANVIGTGSSGVVYRVTIPSGETLAVKKMWSSEDQAGAFTSEIQTLGSIRHRNIVRLLGWASNRNLKLLFYDYLPNGSLSSRLHGIGKGGADWEARYDIVLGTAHALAYLHHDCVPPILHGDVKAMNVLLGPHFEPYLADFGLARLVHRDDHCSKQNQRPVLAGSYGYMAPEYASMQGITEKSDVYSFGVVLLEVLTGRHPLDPTLPGGAHLVQWVRDHIQGKGDPADILDPKIRGMADPQMHEVLQTLAVSFLCISTRINDRPTMKDIVAMLKEIQYVDPIRLDSGLLKGDLSALPPSPPIRNVASVGSSSCSFAFSDNSM